The genomic segment CAACAGCTTCACCGTCCAGAACAACCGTACCTTCTTGATTGGTGCAGGTTGTTTTTAGTTTTATACGGTTTTTTTCTTCGATAATCTCAATAACCTGGGCACGGGCTGTAATAGTATCGCCAATACGCACAGGAGCCATAAATTTAAGTTCCTGTTTCATATATATAGTTCCAGGCCCGGGCAGCTGCATTCCTAAAATAGCTGATATAAATCCCGCAGTAAGCATACCGTGGGCTATGCGGGTTTTAAAAAAGGTGTTTTGTGCATAAGACTCATTAATATGAGCAGGATTTAAATCACCTGTAATGCCGGCATACATATAAATATCTGCTTCTGAAATAGTTTTTGCAAACTCTGCAAAATCCCCTGTCTTTATTTCACTTATTGTTTTTCCAATCATCTTTTATACCTTTCTTAAAAATTGATTTATATTAAAACCATAAACGATGACTCCAGATATCTTCTTCAAGATTTTTCTTATCTTCCTGAAGCGAGAGATACATGGAAGCATTTTGAATGGCAATCCCGCCCTGGTTAGCCAGTGCTTCAACCAGTATAATCATATCTTCTGAAAATTCCCTTTCAATATCACTGCAAAGCCTCATTACGCCGATAATTTTTTCACCTGAAGGAATGGGAACACAAAGCATGGATTTGATACCCTCTTTTTTCATGGCTTCCCTGTACTGCACCCTGTCATCTGTTGCTGCATCTCTAATGTATATTGTTTCTCCTTCAAGAGCCTCAACTATGCTTTTATCTGTTTCAACCGGGCCTTTATTAATAAACTCCTCACTGAATCCATAGGTTGAAACAAGCTCCAGGGTTCCTGCATCTTCATTGTGAAGGCGGATATTAACGCCTTTCATACCAAAAGCTTCAGCAATGTCAGCTGTCAGGATATGCAGAATCTGTTTAACATCAAGGCTTGAATTTATACTGCTTGCCATATCATGAAAAAGCACTGCATTTTGTTTAATGCGTTCCATAAGACGGGCATTATGAATGGCAATCCCTCCCTGTTCTGCAAGGGCGCTTAAAAAATCTATTTCATCCTGAGAAAACTCCCTGACTGTTGAGGTATAAAGAGAAAGAACTCCTATGGCCTTTGATTCAACAATAACAGGAACAACCAGGATAGATGCTATACCCTCTGCTCTTTTAGCTTCTTTATTTTCCATCCTGCTATCAGAAGAAACATCATGAAATGCAAGATAGCCTCCTTCCAGGATCTCGCTTACTATCTTCTTTCCTTTATAAGGATCTGAATGCAGGTAATTGTCAGAAAGCCCTTTCTGACATACAGGTTCAAAAACATCCTCTTTTTCATTAGCAAGAAAAAGGCAGGCTGCTTTACCATCCATTGAATCAATAGCGCTCTGAACAATAAGTTCAAGCAGGTCTTCCTTTTTTAAAGTTGTTCCAAAAGCTTTGCTTATATTGCAGAAGGTTTTGAAATAATCTTTTTTTACACTCATTTTTTATCTCCTTATGGCTGTCATTTATTTTTGACAGACCAGGTTTTAAATTTAATTTCCTATTTTACTGTTTTAGCAGATATTTTCTTGTTTGATGATGATTTTGACAAGGTATTTTTCACTAAACCGCTTGTTTTGTTAATATTTGCTTTTTTTTTACCTAATACCTTTTTTTTTGCAGGATCAGGTTTTGCTTTTTTTTCATCACTTTCTCTTTCCTTAAGCCAGGCTGCAACCTTTGGGGCAAATAATTCCTGGCATTTGGAACTGACATAAATACCAATATGTCCTGTATTAAGACAAATATCCTCTGTATCTTTACTTCCAACATGTTTGGTTAAAAGCTCACAGGCTTCAGGGGGAACCAGATGGTCAAATTTGCCGTAAAAATTTAATAAGGGCATGGTAATATTTTTTAAGTCAACACGTTTTCCCCCGAGTTCCATTTTACTCTGAATTAAAAGATTTTTTTGATAACAGTCTTCAATAAACTGCTTAAAGGTAGCAGCAGGAATATCAGGGCTGTCAAAAATCCATTTTTCCATTCTAACAAAGTTTTCAACAAAATCCTTATTATCAATATTTTCAAAAAATCCCACATATTTATCAATAATCAGCCTGGCAGGATTAAGGAGCAGAAACCCCAGGTTCATAAGATCCCCGGGCATGTTTCCATAAGATTCTCCCATCATAAATGCCTGGGTGTTTTTCATCCATATATGGAGCAGACCTGTATCAGTATCAAAGTTTGTAGGGGTTACTGTTGTTACAAGATTTTTAATTTTTTCAGGATGAAGTGCTGAATACATTACAGAAAATGCTCCGCCCATACAGATTCCCATAAGATTGACATGGGGAATATCATGTTTTTTACGAATAAAATCAACAATATTATCCATATACCCGTTTACATGGTCGTCAATAGTAACAAATTGATCCTTACGGGTCGGGTAACCCCAGTCAACCATATACACTTCTATGCCGTTTTTCAAAAATGTTTCAACCACACTTCTTCCAGGCTGAAGGTCCAGCATGGTTTCACGGTTAATGAGTGCATAAACCAGT from the Desulfonema limicola genome contains:
- a CDS encoding MaoC family dehydratase; amino-acid sequence: MIGKTISEIKTGDFAEFAKTISEADIYMYAGITGDLNPAHINESYAQNTFFKTRIAHGMLTAGFISAILGMQLPGPGTIYMKQELKFMAPVRIGDTITARAQVIEIIEEKNRIKLKTTCTNQEGTVVLDGEAVVSPPKAPKS
- a CDS encoding GAF domain-containing protein, which produces MSVKKDYFKTFCNISKAFGTTLKKEDLLELIVQSAIDSMDGKAACLFLANEKEDVFEPVCQKGLSDNYLHSDPYKGKKIVSEILEGGYLAFHDVSSDSRMENKEAKRAEGIASILVVPVIVESKAIGVLSLYTSTVREFSQDEIDFLSALAEQGGIAIHNARLMERIKQNAVLFHDMASSINSSLDVKQILHILTADIAEAFGMKGVNIRLHNEDAGTLELVSTYGFSEEFINKGPVETDKSIVEALEGETIYIRDAATDDRVQYREAMKKEGIKSMLCVPIPSGEKIIGVMRLCSDIEREFSEDMIILVEALANQGGIAIQNASMYLSLQEDKKNLEEDIWSHRLWF
- the phaC gene encoding class III poly(R)-hydroxyalkanoic acid synthase subunit PhaC, with amino-acid sequence MNKPKIAVDLILNKIAESTEKVKVRAQKASEVLLSSLETDLAVTPHEIVYQEDRVSLKYYKPEKVKHKFPLLLVYALINRETMLDLQPGRSVVETFLKNGIEVYMVDWGYPTRKDQFVTIDDHVNGYMDNIVDFIRKKHDIPHVNLMGICMGGAFSVMYSALHPEKIKNLVTTVTPTNFDTDTGLLHIWMKNTQAFMMGESYGNMPGDLMNLGFLLLNPARLIIDKYVGFFENIDNKDFVENFVRMEKWIFDSPDIPAATFKQFIEDCYQKNLLIQSKMELGGKRVDLKNITMPLLNFYGKFDHLVPPEACELLTKHVGSKDTEDICLNTGHIGIYVSSKCQELFAPKVAAWLKERESDEKKAKPDPAKKKVLGKKKANINKTSGLVKNTLSKSSSNKKISAKTVK